The genomic stretch GTCGTCGTCGCTGATCGGGAAGAGCATGGGGCAACAGAGCGAAGAGGCGGGGGCGAGATCACTCGCCTCGGCGCCGGGGCGGACCGTGTCCCCGAGGACCGATCCAGACCGTCGGGGCGGAGCCGGAGCGACGGTCCGCGGAGCGAGGAGCGCGACCGCGACGTGGTCGCGCAGCCCGGCGGACGCGCCGCCGGGGGGTACCGTGAGGGGCGTTTCGATCAGGTCCTGCAGCGGACTGCGGCCCGTCTACTCCTCCTCCTCGGCCTCGGGCAGGCCGTCGTCGAAGGCACCGGACACCTGGCCGACATCCTTGAGGTCGGCTGCGCCGCCGCGGTCGGCGTCGACGATCACGTTGTCGGAATCGATCTCGCGCTCGACCGTCACCTGGTAGCGCATAAAGTCCTCGGAGGCGCCGCCGGGGCCGGCTTCCTCGCCCGAGAGCGGGATGGCCTGGATGACGGTCCACCCCTGCCCGACCTTCTGGCCGATCTGGTTCATGTGGGCGTCGACGCCGTCGTTCTCTTCGACGTTGACGCTGACGAGGAGGGTCTGCTGTTCTTTCTGCATGGAAGGCGGGATGGGCGATGAAGACAGGACCCCCTCAACGCGGCTGGGTCCTCCGGGTTCAACGAGGAGGCCACGCGCCTGCGCCCAGAAGATGGCCGCCGCGTGGATGCCGTGGACGATCCGCTCGTCCTCTACCAGCCTCGCCAGGTGCTCCACAGGGACGAGGCGCACCTGGAGATCCTCGGTCGCGTCCAGCGTCGGCGCCCCGACGACGCGGCAGCCGTGCGCGACGTAGAGGTGTCCGGAGTTGGTGTGGCGGCCGGGCTCGACGGCCAGCGCCCCGAGGCGGACCCACGCATCGGCCTCGTAGCCGGTCTCCTCCCTCAGTTCGCGGCGAGCAGCGGCCTCGGGCGTCTCGCCGGGGTCGATGGCACCCGCGGGAAGCTCCAGCGTCACCCGGTCGATGCCGTAGCGGTACTGCTCGACCAGCACCACCTGCCCGTCGACGGTGAGCGCGAGCACGCACGCCCAGTCCGGGTACTCGGCCACGTGGTACTCGTCCAGGACTTCGCCGTTCGGGAGGCGGACGCGGTCCTCCCGCAGCGTCATCCACCAACGGTCGACGAGAATGCGGCTGGCGAGCCGGGTCCAGCGGCCGGGCGTGTCCATAGCGGTTGGCGGGCGTGGCAAGCTACTGGGCGCCGGACACAGAGACGACGTGAAGAGAAGTCGCGCAGAGGCCTGGCGCGTTGACTTGTGCCGAGGGCGGCCCGTAGTTTGGCCCTCCGCTCGACAGAGAGCGGGCTTGCGGAACTAGCTCAGCTGGTAGAGCGCCACCTTGCCAAGGTGGAGGTCGCGGGTTCGAGTCCCGTGTTCCGCTCCATACGAAACGCCCCCGGAGACGCCTCCGGGGGCGTTTTTCGTGTTCGCGACACCGCGAGCGCCCCCCTGAGTCAGTGGGCTCGAATCAGACGGGCGACGGCTGGAGGCCTGCCCGGCGAGGTGGCGACGACGAGGTACACCCCGGGCGGCACGATCCGACCCCGAGCGTCACGCCCCTCCCACCACACGGTTTGCTCACCGCCCGGAACCGTCGCGAGGGAGCAGATCCGGCGCCCGAGCACGTCCACGACCGCGAGATCCACCATCGCGCCCGGCGGAGACGTGACGTGGACCGTCACCGGCCCCAGGCTGGGATTCGGTGTGATGGCAGACACCCGAAGCGGCGAGGTCCCCTCGAGAGCCTCCTCTGACGTGACCGGCTGCCCGTCGACGAGCCCGCCTCCCTGACGGATGCGGATGTGCTGATCGGTGGAGAGCCCCGTCACCATGTCCGTGCCGCCGCCCGGCCACCGAACGACGACCCGGTCGACCCTCTCCGCCTCGCCCAAGCCGACGTGGACCGGTGCCAGGCTCTGCCCGAGAAACTGCGCGCCGTGATGCGCGCGTACCCATCGCTGCCCGCCCGCCTCCACCTCCACGACAGCGCCCAGACCGGCCGTGTTCAGGGCGCCTCCTTCCAGGGAGACGGACAACCACGCGCCGCCGTCGGCCCGGTTGGCGTAGAAGTGAGGAGCGCGCGCGACGTTGGCGACGAGCACGTCGAGGCGGCCGTCCGCGTCGGCATCGAACACGACGAGGCCGCGGGCAGGGTCGAGGTCGTCCACGCCCAGGGCCGAGGCGACGTCGGCGAGCGGAAACGCGCCTGCGTTCTCGAAGAGGGCATTCCGGGTATCGAGCGCGAAGTACCCATTCACGACGAAGAGGTCCTGATCGCCGTCGTTCTCCAGGTCGAAGATCTCGGCGCCCCAGCCCCAGCCCGTCCGGTCCACACCGGCGACCCCAGCCTGGTCCGTGTATCCCCCCGCCTCGTGCGCGACGAAGAGCGCGTTGGTCTGCGAGGGCGAGTCGGCCCGGTTGGTGAGGAAGAGGTCGTCGCGGCCATCGCCGTCCAGATCTCCGAGGGCGAGCCCCATTCCTTCACCGCTGTCCTCCAGGCCCAGCGCAGCAGTCGCCTCAGCGAACGTGCCCGTGCCGTCGTTGAGGTAGAGCCGGTTGGCGCCGAAGTCGTTGGCGTCGTAGAGGTCGAGGTCCCCATCCCCGTCCACGTCGACCGGGAGGGTGGTGTAGGTCTTGCCGGTGTCGCCGAGGCCCCGAGCCGTGCCCACCTCGGTGAACGTGCCGTCGCCGTCGTTCTCGAAGTAGAGGTTCGCGAGGTCGCGCGCCTCCCCCGCCCCGACGTAGTCCTCCCACACGCCGACGTGCAGGTCGAGGTCGCCGTCGGAGTCGAGGTCGGCCCAGAGGGCGCTCGTGGACAACTGGGTCGCGCCGCCCGCGACCCCTGCCGCGGCCGTCACGTCGCTGAACGTGCCGTCGCCGTTGTTGCGGAAGAGCTGGTTGGGACCGGCATGCGTGAGGTAGAGGTCGGGCCAGCCGTCGCCGTCGTAGTCGCCCCAGGCGGCGCCCAGCTTGGCGCCGTTGCCCGCCGTGTTGGGCAGGCCGAGCCCCGCCGACCCCGCGACGCCGGCGGTCAGCGTCCGGTCGTCGAAGGTGCCGGTGCCGTCGTTGCGGAAGAGCCGGCTCCAGGTGACCGGCCGCGCCGGGTCGTAGGCCTCGCGGACGACGACGTACACGTCGAGGTCGCCGTCGCGGTCGTAGTCCGCCACGGCGACGCCGTTGGCGCCTGCGACGGCCCCCAGCCCGGCGGTGAAGGTGCGGTACTCGAACCCCTGCGCGGCGCCGGCCGGGGAGCCGGCGAGCACCGCCAGCAGGAGCGCGAGCCGCCTCACCCGCCCGCCCGCGTGAGGCGGACCATCCACACGTCGCGACCGGGGACCGTGACCGCGAGCGGCGACGCCGTCGTCCCCGCGTCGGCGTGACGGAAGAGGTCGCGGATGGCGTAGGTGTGCTGGTCGAAGTGGGGTCGGTTCTGCGAGAAGGCGTCCTCGACGTGCTCCTCGGGCCAGTCGAAGGTGACCGCACGCGGGTCGTCGTTGCGGTTGAGGATCGCCATCGCCCAGTCGCCGTCGGCCAGCGGCTTGAACCAGACCTCGACGCCCCCCGCCCGCTTGTGCGGGAAGCCCTCGACGCCGAGCGGGTCCTGGTCGACCGCGATCACCTCCTGGTTGGTCAGGATCTCGCGCGTAGCCTCGGTCATCGAGCGGACATCGTTGCCGGCGATCAGCGGCGCGTGGAGCATGGCCCACATCGCGAAGTGCGCCCGGTCCTCGTTCGGGGCTGGCATGTTGCCCACTTCCATCATGTCGGGGTCGTTCCAATGGCCCGGCGCGGCGTGGACGCGCAGCCCGCGCTCGACCTGCATGTCGAGGATGCGCATGACGCCCCACGAGTTCCAGTTGCCGTGGCTGACGACGCAGTCCCAGCAGTTGATGATGTCGCCGCTCGTCCGCCACATGTGGCCGATGTCCTTGGCCCAGGTCCAGGGCTGGTTGTCGCCCCACTCGCAGATCGAGAAGAAGATGTCCCGGCCCGACGCCGCGAGTGCGTTCCGCATCGTCCGATACGCCTCCGGTGCATTTCGGCCCTCGGTGTTGCACCAGTCGTACTTGAGGTAATCGATGCCCCAGCGGGCGTACTGGAGCGCGTCCTGGTACTCATAGCCCTGGCTGCCGGGCCGCCCGGCGCACGTCTGCGTCCCGGCGTCAGAGTAGATGCCCAGTTTGAGGTCGAGCGAGTGGACGTAATCGGCGAGGGCCCGCATGCCGGACGGGAAGCGCTCGGGGTCGGGCTGGATGAAGCCGTCGGCGTCGCGCTCGCCGTGCCAGCAGTCGTCGATGTTGACGTACGTGTAGCCCGCGTCGCGCATGCCGCTCGCCACGATGGCGTCGGCGGTCTCGCGGATGAGCGACTCGTCGATGTCGCAGGCGAAGGTGTTCCACGAGTTCCAGCCCATCGGCGGGGTCGCGGCCAGGTCGGCAGCCTTGGGCGCGTTCTGCTGTGCCCACGTGGGCACCGAGGCAGTCAGAGCGAGGAGGAGAACGAGGAGACGCATGGCGGAGGGAAGACGGTCAGAGAAAGAGGGCAGGAACGGGTTCGAGCGAGGCCCCGCCGACGGCGCGGACACGGTAGGCGGTCGGCGCGTGGCCCGTCCACTGGCGGTAGGCGAGGGCGGCCGCCTCGGCGACCGCCTCGGCCCGGTCGGAGGCGACGAGCGCAACGACGCAGCCGCCGAACCCGGCGCCGGTCATCCGGGCGCCGTAGCACCCGGGCTGTGCCTGGGCGGCCTCGACGAAGGCGTCGAGGGCGGGGCTCGACACCTCGTAGTCGTCGCGGAGGCTGGCGTGGCTGGCGGCCATCAGCGCCCCGACGCGGGCGGCGTCGCCCTGTCGCATGGCGTCGGCGGCAGCCAGGACGCGGGCGTTCTCCGTGACCACGTGGCGGGCACGGCGCACCTGGGTGGGCATCAGCACGTCCTCGGCCGCCTGGAGGCCGTCGAGCGTGGCGTCGCGAAGCGCGGGGACGCCGAGAACGCGGGCGACGCGCTCGCACGTCTCACGACGGGCGTTGTAGGCGCTGTCCACCAGCCCCCGCCGCGTGCCGGTGTCGAGCACGAGAACGGTCGTCCAGGCGGGCAGCGGGGTCGGGGTGACGGCGAGCGAGCGGCAGTCGAGCAGGACAGCATGCCCGGCCACGCCGCAGGCGCTCGCCATCTGGTCCATCACGCCGCAGCGGACGCCCACCCACTCGTTCTCAGCGCGCTGCGCGGTCCGAGCCATGTCGGCGGGGTCCCAGTCGAGCCCGGCGCCTTCGGAGAGCGCCCGCGCCACGGCCAGTTCCAGCGCCGCCGACGACGAGAGGCCCGCCCCCTCGGGCACGTCCGACGCCAGCACGCCCTCCAGCCCACGCAACTCGTGCCCCTGCGCCTGGAGCGCCCAGGCCACGCCCTTCGCGTACTCGCCCCACCCGTCTCCCCTTTCCATCGCCCCGAGGCGGAAGTCGGCTGGCTCGGTCGCCCGCGTGCTGTGCAGGACCACCCGGTCGTCGTCGCGGGGGCGGACGGCGAGCCAGACGGCCTGCTCGATCGCCAGTGGCATCACGAAGCCGTCGTTGTAGTCGGTGTGCTCGCCGATCAGGTTGACGCGTCCGGGCGCCCGGACGACGTGCACGGGCGGGGCGCCGAATCGGTGGCGGAACGCCTCGGTGACGGAGACGCGGAGGTCAGCCATGAGCGATCGCGTCGTCACCCAGGGTGAACGTGCCCGTGAGTCCCTCGACGGTCGCTCGCTCGCCCACGAGCGAATCGGTCAGCTCGGCATCGCGGACCGTCGCCCCGGCCATGACCACGGTGGCGCGGAGGACGGAATCCTCGACGACGGCCCCCGCCTCCACGACCGCGTGCGGCCCCACCACCGAACGGCGAACCGTCGCGTCGGGATGGACGAACGACGGGGCAGCAACGGCCACCTCGGCCGCCGTCGGTTCGTGCTCGCCCGTCTCCAGTAGCGCGCGGACGGTCTCGCGATACGAGGCCAGCGTGCCCGTGTCGAGCCACCGCGCGGCCGGGGCCGTCGCCATCCGCGCGCCCCGCTGGACGAGGCGGTCGTAGGCGTCGGTCAGTTGGAACTCGCCGCCCGCGCCCGTCGCCCCGGTCGTGATCATCTCGTCCACCACGGCCCGCAGGTCGCGGCCGTCGCGAACGTAGTAGGCTCCGATCAGGGTCTCGCGGTGCGTGGCGTCCGGCGGCTTCTCGATCAGGCCCGTGATGCGCCCGCCGTCGTCGCGCACGACGACCCCGAAGCGCCGCGGGTCCTCCACCTCGACGGTCCACGCGAGGAGGTCGACCCCG from Rubrivirga sp. SAORIC476 encodes the following:
- the galK gene encoding galactokinase gives rise to the protein MADLRVSVTEAFRHRFGAPPVHVVRAPGRVNLIGEHTDYNDGFVMPLAIEQAVWLAVRPRDDDRVVLHSTRATEPADFRLGAMERGDGWGEYAKGVAWALQAQGHELRGLEGVLASDVPEGAGLSSSAALELAVARALSEGAGLDWDPADMARTAQRAENEWVGVRCGVMDQMASACGVAGHAVLLDCRSLAVTPTPLPAWTTVLVLDTGTRRGLVDSAYNARRETCERVARVLGVPALRDATLDGLQAAEDVLMPTQVRRARHVVTENARVLAAADAMRQGDAARVGALMAASHASLRDDYEVSSPALDAFVEAAQAQPGCYGARMTGAGFGGCVVALVASDRAEAVAEAAALAYRQWTGHAPTAYRVRAVGGASLEPVPALFL
- a CDS encoding sugar phosphate nucleotidyltransferase — translated: MRLILPMGGRGTRLRPFSHTTPKPLLPLVGSPAIARLLDAFAGALGRVVEEVVFVLGPTADANLRRRLTEACAAEGLGASFALQPEPLGTAHAIACAGDALDGEVLTCWGDTLFTPSADVPLDGVDLLAWTVEVEDPRRFGVVVRDDGGRITGLIEKPPDATHRETLIGAYYVRDGRDLRAVVDEMITTGATGAGGEFQLTDAYDRLVQRGARMATAPAARWLDTGTLASYRETVRALLETGEHEPTAAEVAVAAPSFVHPDATVRRSVVGPHAVVEAGAVVEDSVLRATVVMAGATVRDAELTDSLVGERATVEGLTGTFTLGDDAIAHG
- a CDS encoding NUDIX hydrolase codes for the protein MDTPGRWTRLASRILVDRWWMTLREDRVRLPNGEVLDEYHVAEYPDWACVLALTVDGQVVLVEQYRYGIDRVTLELPAGAIDPGETPEAAARRELREETGYEADAWVRLGALAVEPGRHTNSGHLYVAHGCRVVGAPTLDATEDLQVRLVPVEHLARLVEDERIVHGIHAAAIFWAQARGLLVEPGGPSRVEGVLSSSPIPPSMQKEQQTLLVSVNVEENDGVDAHMNQIGQKVGQGWTVIQAIPLSGEEAGPGGASEDFMRYQVTVEREIDSDNVIVDADRGGAADLKDVGQVSGAFDDGLPEAEEEE
- a CDS encoding glycoside hydrolase family 27 protein, which encodes MRLLVLLLALTASVPTWAQQNAPKAADLAATPPMGWNSWNTFACDIDESLIRETADAIVASGMRDAGYTYVNIDDCWHGERDADGFIQPDPERFPSGMRALADYVHSLDLKLGIYSDAGTQTCAGRPGSQGYEYQDALQYARWGIDYLKYDWCNTEGRNAPEAYRTMRNALAASGRDIFFSICEWGDNQPWTWAKDIGHMWRTSGDIINCWDCVVSHGNWNSWGVMRILDMQVERGLRVHAAPGHWNDPDMMEVGNMPAPNEDRAHFAMWAMLHAPLIAGNDVRSMTEATREILTNQEVIAVDQDPLGVEGFPHKRAGGVEVWFKPLADGDWAMAILNRNDDPRAVTFDWPEEHVEDAFSQNRPHFDQHTYAIRDLFRHADAGTTASPLAVTVPGRDVWMVRLTRAGG
- a CDS encoding FG-GAP-like repeat-containing protein, coding for MDGPPHAGGRVRRLALLLAVLAGSPAGAAQGFEYRTFTAGLGAVAGANGVAVADYDRDGDLDVYVVVREAYDPARPVTWSRLFRNDGTGTFDDRTLTAGVAGSAGLGLPNTAGNGAKLGAAWGDYDGDGWPDLYLTHAGPNQLFRNNGDGTFSDVTAAAGVAGGATQLSTSALWADLDSDGDLDLHVGVWEDYVGAGEARDLANLYFENDGDGTFTEVGTARGLGDTGKTYTTLPVDVDGDGDLDLYDANDFGANRLYLNDGTGTFAEATAALGLEDSGEGMGLALGDLDGDGRDDLFLTNRADSPSQTNALFVAHEAGGYTDQAGVAGVDRTGWGWGAEIFDLENDGDQDLFVVNGYFALDTRNALFENAGAFPLADVASALGVDDLDPARGLVVFDADADGRLDVLVANVARAPHFYANRADGGAWLSVSLEGGALNTAGLGAVVEVEAGGQRWVRAHHGAQFLGQSLAPVHVGLGEAERVDRVVVRWPGGGTDMVTGLSTDQHIRIRQGGGLVDGQPVTSEEALEGTSPLRVSAITPNPSLGPVTVHVTSPPGAMVDLAVVDVLGRRICSLATVPGGEQTVWWEGRDARGRIVPPGVYLVVATSPGRPPAVARLIRAH